A DNA window from Labrys wisconsinensis contains the following coding sequences:
- a CDS encoding putative B6 ABC transporter substrate-binding protein, protein MTRGERIMSAGRVRLGLAALALSVAFSSVSFAADVKSIAILTPEQGTDFGWNQQGIAAAKAAAEKEGIKAVVAENLGYGDVRPTLRELAEDGAGLIIAHASGYNTAAPEIGAEMKVPVAITDMPSAAKPGAVADYTMSGHEGAYLAGRLAAKMTRTGTVGIVVSGEPPGWNTQSAAFAEGVKAEKPGTTIRYAVIGPAAYSDAAGGKRVTESVIAAGADIIFGQGNGSSFGMLQAVETTKATDGGKVYFIDVIGDKSSLDKGNLLSSVVWNLTPVFTAMIEDLKTDKFGTHGYGIKLADDSVSLLKTSHIPDDVWKQIEGIRADIISGKIKVEPQFDAGAVHALVTQLATAQ, encoded by the coding sequence ATGACAAGAGGAGAACGGATCATGAGTGCCGGACGTGTGCGTCTTGGCTTGGCTGCATTGGCGTTGTCTGTGGCCTTCTCGTCGGTTTCCTTTGCGGCCGACGTCAAATCCATCGCTATATTGACGCCTGAGCAAGGAACGGATTTCGGCTGGAACCAGCAGGGCATCGCGGCCGCCAAGGCCGCTGCCGAGAAGGAAGGCATCAAGGCTGTCGTGGCCGAGAATCTCGGCTATGGCGACGTGCGCCCGACCCTGCGCGAGCTCGCCGAGGACGGCGCCGGCCTGATCATCGCCCATGCCAGCGGCTACAACACCGCGGCGCCCGAGATCGGCGCCGAGATGAAGGTGCCGGTCGCCATCACCGACATGCCGAGCGCCGCCAAGCCCGGCGCGGTGGCCGATTACACCATGAGCGGCCACGAGGGCGCCTATCTCGCCGGCCGCCTCGCCGCCAAGATGACGCGCACCGGCACGGTCGGCATCGTCGTCTCCGGCGAGCCTCCGGGCTGGAACACCCAGTCCGCCGCCTTCGCCGAGGGCGTCAAGGCGGAGAAGCCGGGCACCACCATCCGCTACGCCGTGATCGGCCCGGCCGCCTACAGCGACGCGGCCGGCGGCAAGCGCGTGACGGAATCGGTGATCGCCGCCGGCGCCGACATCATCTTCGGCCAGGGCAACGGCTCGAGCTTCGGCATGCTGCAGGCGGTGGAGACCACCAAGGCCACCGACGGCGGCAAGGTCTATTTCATCGACGTGATCGGCGACAAGTCCAGCCTCGACAAGGGCAACCTGCTCTCCTCGGTGGTCTGGAACCTGACGCCGGTGTTCACCGCGATGATCGAGGACCTCAAGACCGACAAGTTCGGCACCCACGGCTACGGCATCAAGCTGGCGGACGATTCGGTGTCGCTGCTCAAGACCAGCCACATCCCCGACGACGTCTGGAAGCAGATCGAGGGCATTCGCGCCGACATCATCAGCGGCAAGATCAAGGTCGAGCCGCAGTTCGACGCCGGCGCCGTGCACGCCCTGGTGACGCAGCTCGCCACGGCCCAGTGA
- a CDS encoding 4-hydroxyphenylacetate 3-hydroxylase N-terminal domain-containing protein, with protein MESAAGKLRSVADRPVKLKTGAEFKASLDDGRQIWVGGRKLDKVTDDPALSAGIDLIASMFDDQFTEEFADATTYEDPQTGAIVSRAWQVPRTLKDLEDRRKIIEYSSLKTAGTFGRPPDLAPAIAVGLLAYLPTFRAKKSLIEGCSPDFAENIQNYIAFGRDNNLTASESLTGPQNDRSSPKGVEASLLRVKSVEKGGIRVSGAKTVGSISAQANEIFFTNLGGIRETPAEACIWASVPINADGIRMISRETVSHPGADPFDHPVASLGEEADQLIIFDNVFVPTERIFNLGDPTAMQYYGPVCTFAHWHVLTRLAVKAELFVGAGQLVLDVLGTSHIPAVQGMLGEIIEYAQTLRAFVYAAEAKAKPTEGEVMAPDVGMLTAGRLYSIQHYPRIIHTLQELCGQGLVMRFGKAAFENPEIGHYLRDLLPGKGVSAMAKEQLMNFVWDMTSGSLAGRVALFENVNASPAPRLRERLYNEVKRDGFMAQVKKLAGME; from the coding sequence ATGGAATCGGCAGCGGGGAAACTGCGGTCGGTCGCCGACCGCCCGGTCAAGCTGAAGACCGGCGCCGAGTTCAAGGCTTCGCTCGACGACGGGCGCCAGATCTGGGTGGGCGGGCGCAAGCTCGACAAGGTCACCGACGACCCGGCGCTGAGCGCCGGCATCGACCTCATCGCCTCCATGTTCGACGACCAGTTCACCGAGGAATTCGCCGACGCCACCACCTATGAGGATCCGCAGACGGGGGCCATCGTCAGCCGCGCCTGGCAGGTGCCGCGCACGCTGAAGGACCTGGAGGACCGCCGCAAGATCATCGAATATTCCAGCCTGAAGACGGCGGGCACCTTCGGCCGCCCGCCGGATCTGGCGCCGGCCATCGCCGTCGGCCTGCTCGCCTATCTCCCGACCTTCAGGGCGAAGAAATCCCTGATCGAGGGCTGCTCGCCGGACTTCGCCGAGAACATCCAGAACTACATCGCCTTCGGCCGCGACAACAACCTCACGGCGTCCGAGAGCCTCACCGGCCCGCAGAACGACCGCTCCTCGCCCAAGGGCGTCGAAGCCTCGCTGCTGCGCGTCAAGAGCGTGGAGAAGGGCGGCATCCGCGTCTCCGGCGCCAAGACCGTCGGCTCGATCTCGGCCCAGGCCAACGAGATCTTCTTCACCAATCTCGGCGGCATCCGCGAGACGCCAGCCGAGGCCTGCATCTGGGCCTCGGTGCCGATCAACGCCGACGGCATCCGGATGATCTCGCGCGAGACGGTCTCCCATCCCGGCGCCGATCCCTTCGATCACCCGGTGGCGAGCCTCGGCGAGGAGGCCGACCAGCTCATCATCTTCGACAACGTCTTCGTGCCGACCGAGCGGATCTTCAACCTCGGCGACCCGACGGCCATGCAATATTACGGCCCGGTCTGCACCTTCGCCCATTGGCACGTGCTGACGCGCCTCGCCGTCAAGGCGGAGCTGTTCGTCGGCGCCGGCCAGCTGGTGCTCGACGTGCTCGGCACCAGCCATATTCCGGCGGTGCAGGGCATGCTCGGCGAGATCATCGAATATGCCCAGACCCTGCGCGCCTTCGTCTACGCCGCCGAGGCCAAGGCGAAGCCGACCGAGGGCGAGGTGATGGCGCCCGACGTCGGCATGCTCACCGCCGGCCGGCTCTATTCGATCCAGCACTATCCGCGCATCATCCACACCCTGCAGGAGCTGTGCGGCCAGGGCCTGGTGATGCGCTTCGGCAAGGCGGCGTTCGAGAACCCGGAGATCGGCCACTATCTCCGCGACCTCCTGCCGGGCAAGGGCGTCAGCGCCATGGCCAAGGAGCAGCTGATGAACTTCGTCTGGGACATGACCTCCGGCTCGCTCGCCGGCCGCGTCGCCCTGTTCGAGAACGTCAACGCCAGCCCGGCCCCGCGCCTGCGCGAGCGCCTCTACAACGAGGTCAAGCGCGACGGCTTCATGGCGCAGGTGAAGAAGCTGGCGGGAATGGAGTGA
- a CDS encoding nuclear transport factor 2 family protein has translation MADDTIEAFYAAYNGHDAEAAAGLHAPDGWLEEAATGRRRQGRAALADGLQRLFAMLPDVAWTVREPVRAGASVVVPYIMSGRLARDLGPIRGVGQPIVLPGVHVFELAGGAIAGLRDYWDAAEFQRQARAGAPA, from the coding sequence ATGGCGGACGACACGATCGAAGCCTTCTATGCCGCCTATAACGGGCACGACGCCGAGGCGGCGGCGGGGCTGCATGCGCCGGACGGCTGGCTGGAGGAAGCGGCGACCGGGCGGCGGCGCCAGGGGCGCGCCGCGCTCGCCGACGGCCTGCAGCGCCTGTTCGCCATGCTGCCCGACGTCGCTTGGACGGTGCGGGAGCCGGTGCGCGCCGGCGCCAGCGTCGTCGTCCCCTACATCATGAGCGGCCGCCTCGCCCGCGATCTCGGCCCGATCCGCGGCGTCGGCCAGCCGATCGTCCTGCCGGGCGTGCATGTCTTCGAGCTCGCCGGCGGCGCCATCGCCGGGCTCCGGGATTACTGGGACGCGGCCGAGTTCCAGCGCCAGGCGCGCGCGGGAGCACCGGCATGA
- a CDS encoding amidase, with amino-acid sequence MSAIAEYGRLDATALAELVRRREVTPLELLEEAVRRIEALNPLLNAVVHPFFELGRRTIEAGLPAGPFRGVPFLIKNTGFEMAGTPLSTGSRLFQGVVSPTDSTLVQRYKNAGLVPIGKSNTPEFALSFTTEPLAFGPSRNPWNPGRSPGGSSGGSAAAVAAGLVPLANASDGAGSTRLPASHCGLFGFKPSRMRNPLGPVVVEGIAGMSTPHCVSWSVRDSAALLDASAGPDQGDPYAAPQPERPFLAELDRDPPPLRIGLTLRSPLGTPVDPQCLAAARAIGRLCEELGHHVEETDTDYDAPALKAAWRVIVGVNVAPAVALQGERRGLADPLALVEPVNAAWIEEARGKSGVDYLRAVNQLHATARALGRFFARYDVLLSPAVAELPPLLGQMAGAGQSLDAFYDQFWRHGPFTCAFNASGCPAMSVPATLSAEGLPIGAQLGAGFGRDGLLFALAGQLERARPWAGRRPPSPSRTPQP; translated from the coding sequence ATGAGCGCCATCGCCGAGTACGGACGGCTCGATGCCACGGCCCTCGCCGAGCTCGTGCGCCGCCGCGAGGTCACGCCGCTGGAGCTCCTGGAGGAGGCGGTGCGGCGCATCGAGGCGCTGAACCCGCTCCTCAACGCCGTCGTCCATCCCTTCTTCGAGCTCGGCCGCCGGACGATCGAGGCCGGCCTGCCGGCGGGGCCGTTCCGCGGCGTGCCCTTCCTGATCAAGAACACCGGCTTCGAGATGGCGGGAACGCCGCTCTCCACGGGCTCGCGCCTGTTCCAGGGCGTGGTCTCGCCGACGGACAGCACGCTGGTCCAGCGCTACAAGAATGCCGGGCTGGTGCCGATCGGCAAGAGCAACACCCCGGAATTCGCGCTGAGCTTCACCACCGAGCCCTTGGCCTTCGGCCCCTCGCGCAATCCCTGGAATCCCGGCCGCAGCCCGGGCGGCTCCTCCGGCGGCTCGGCCGCCGCCGTGGCGGCCGGCCTGGTTCCCCTCGCCAATGCCTCGGACGGGGCCGGCTCCACCCGCCTGCCCGCCTCCCATTGCGGCCTGTTCGGCTTCAAGCCGAGCCGGATGCGCAACCCGCTCGGCCCGGTGGTGGTCGAGGGCATCGCCGGCATGTCGACGCCGCACTGCGTCAGCTGGAGCGTGCGCGACAGCGCCGCCCTGCTCGACGCCTCCGCCGGGCCGGACCAGGGCGATCCCTATGCCGCGCCCCAGCCCGAGCGCCCCTTCCTCGCCGAGCTCGACCGCGATCCCCCGCCGCTGCGCATCGGCCTCACCCTGCGCTCGCCGCTCGGCACGCCGGTCGATCCGCAATGCCTCGCCGCCGCCCGCGCCATCGGGCGGCTGTGCGAGGAGCTCGGCCACCATGTCGAGGAGACCGACACCGATTACGATGCGCCGGCGCTCAAGGCGGCCTGGCGCGTGATCGTCGGCGTCAACGTCGCGCCGGCGGTGGCGCTGCAGGGCGAGCGCCGCGGCCTCGCCGATCCCCTCGCCCTGGTCGAGCCGGTCAACGCCGCCTGGATCGAGGAGGCGCGCGGCAAGTCCGGCGTCGACTACCTCCGTGCCGTCAACCAGCTCCACGCCACGGCCCGGGCGCTCGGCCGCTTCTTTGCCCGCTACGACGTGCTGCTGTCGCCGGCCGTCGCCGAGCTGCCGCCGCTCCTCGGCCAGATGGCCGGCGCCGGCCAGTCGCTCGACGCCTTCTACGACCAGTTCTGGCGGCACGGCCCCTTCACCTGCGCCTTCAACGCCTCGGGCTGCCCGGCGATGAGCGTGCCGGCCACCCTCTCGGCCGAGGGCCTGCCGATCGGCGCGCAGCTCGGCGCCGGCTTCGGCAGGGACGGGCTGCTCTTCGCCCTGGCCGGCCAGCTCGAACGGGCTCGGCCCTGGGCCGGGCGCCGGCCGCCCTCCCCGTCACGGACGCCCCAGCCATGA
- a CDS encoding amidase has translation MRSIAAAVQAGTLTAEAATAACLARVAAREDAVRAWAFLDPELALAEARERDRTGAHGPLAGVAIGVKDIIDTADQPTAYGSAAYEGYRPAWDAPCVALSRQAGAVMLGKTVSTEFAFVAPGKTRNPFDPGHTPGGSSSGSCAAVADGMVPLAFGTQTAGSIVRPASFCGVVGYKPSYGTLERAGIKVLSGSLDTLGVITRDVRDAAHAVAVLARRPALAVPDVALPPRIGLFRTSRWDMAEAATRQALDRAVAALAARGVAVREVAVPGWFDELFAMQDIVMGWELMQALAHERLVLAERLAPKTLALMAEKEAITLADYDAAVAALAPLQQRFHALIGDLDALLTPAAPGEAPAGLGSTGDAVFNRAWTMLRVPGIAVPAGLGPGGLPVGVQLVGRLGDDARLLAAAAFVEDSLAA, from the coding sequence GTGCGCAGCATCGCCGCCGCGGTGCAGGCCGGCACGCTGACCGCGGAGGCGGCGACGGCCGCCTGCCTCGCCCGCGTCGCCGCGCGCGAGGACGCCGTGCGGGCCTGGGCCTTCCTCGACCCCGAGCTCGCCCTGGCCGAGGCGCGCGAGCGCGACCGGACCGGCGCGCACGGGCCGCTCGCCGGCGTCGCAATCGGCGTCAAGGACATCATCGACACCGCCGACCAGCCGACCGCCTACGGCTCGGCCGCCTATGAGGGCTACCGGCCCGCCTGGGACGCGCCCTGCGTCGCCCTGTCGAGGCAGGCCGGCGCGGTGATGCTCGGCAAGACCGTGTCGACCGAGTTCGCCTTCGTCGCGCCCGGCAAGACGCGCAACCCCTTCGACCCCGGCCACACGCCCGGCGGCTCCTCCAGCGGCTCCTGCGCTGCGGTCGCCGACGGCATGGTGCCGCTCGCCTTCGGCACCCAGACCGCCGGCTCGATCGTGCGGCCGGCCTCGTTCTGCGGGGTCGTCGGCTACAAGCCGAGCTACGGCACGCTGGAGCGGGCCGGCATCAAGGTGCTGTCCGGCAGCCTCGACACGCTCGGCGTGATCACGCGCGACGTGCGCGACGCCGCCCATGCCGTCGCGGTGCTGGCCCGGCGCCCCGCGCTCGCCGTGCCGGACGTCGCCCTGCCGCCGCGCATCGGCCTGTTCCGCACCTCGCGCTGGGACATGGCGGAGGCGGCGACGCGGCAGGCGCTCGACCGGGCGGTCGCGGCGCTGGCCGCGCGCGGCGTCGCGGTGCGCGAGGTGGCGGTGCCCGGCTGGTTCGACGAGCTCTTCGCCATGCAGGACATCGTGATGGGCTGGGAGCTCATGCAGGCCCTCGCCCATGAGCGGCTGGTCCTCGCCGAACGCCTGGCGCCCAAGACCCTCGCCCTGATGGCGGAGAAGGAAGCGATCACGCTGGCCGATTACGACGCCGCCGTCGCGGCGCTGGCGCCGCTGCAGCAGCGCTTCCATGCCCTCATCGGCGATCTCGACGCGCTGCTGACCCCGGCCGCGCCCGGCGAGGCGCCGGCCGGCCTGGGCTCGACCGGCGACGCGGTCTTCAATCGCGCCTGGACCATGCTGCGCGTGCCCGGCATCGCCGTCCCGGCCGGGCTCGGGCCGGGCGGGCTGCCGGTCGGCGTGCAGCTGGTGGGACGGCTCGGCGACGATGCGCGGCTGCTCGCCGCCGCCGCCTTCGTCGAGGACTCGCTGGCGGCCTGA
- a CDS encoding 2,5-dihydroxypyridine 5,6-dioxygenase — MAISDLALVEAWKDVLTLSKLRAGEQVCLLVSDDSNPQLVSTARIAVGQLGGILTILTLPPLNGDVALSRDKSGYVGHTALKGNRPALEAMKHSDFVIDTMMLLFSPEQEEILKTGARMLLACEPPEVMLRMKPTPDDARRATAAAARLARAKTLTVTSKAGTEFSCAVGQYPVLKQQGFVDQPGGWDHWPSCFVATWPDEGSCEGRIVIDTGDILLPFKRYAREPIALTIEKGIIRRIEGGFEAEYLKSYMETFDDPDAYAMAHVGWGLHKRAHWTTLGLYDPEAGLSMDARSFAGNFLFSSGPNTEAGGTRNTPCHMDIPLRACSLSLDGEPMTIDGRVVPEDQR; from the coding sequence ATGGCGATCAGTGACCTGGCGCTCGTGGAGGCCTGGAAGGACGTCCTGACGCTGTCGAAGCTCAGGGCGGGCGAGCAGGTCTGCCTGCTGGTCAGCGACGACAGCAACCCGCAGCTGGTCTCGACGGCGCGCATCGCCGTCGGCCAGCTCGGCGGCATCCTCACCATCCTGACGCTGCCGCCGCTCAACGGCGACGTGGCGCTGTCCCGGGACAAGTCCGGCTATGTCGGCCACACCGCCCTCAAGGGCAACCGCCCGGCGCTGGAGGCGATGAAGCACAGCGACTTCGTCATCGACACGATGATGCTGCTGTTCTCGCCGGAGCAGGAGGAGATCCTCAAGACCGGAGCGCGCATGCTGCTCGCCTGCGAGCCGCCGGAGGTGATGCTGCGCATGAAGCCGACGCCGGACGATGCCCGCCGGGCCACGGCGGCGGCGGCGCGGCTGGCCCGCGCCAAGACCCTGACCGTCACCTCCAAGGCCGGCACGGAGTTCTCCTGCGCGGTCGGCCAGTACCCCGTGCTGAAGCAGCAGGGCTTCGTCGACCAGCCCGGCGGCTGGGACCACTGGCCGAGCTGCTTCGTCGCCACCTGGCCGGACGAGGGCAGCTGCGAGGGCCGCATCGTCATCGACACCGGCGACATCCTGCTGCCCTTCAAGCGCTACGCCCGCGAGCCGATCGCCCTCACCATCGAGAAGGGCATCATCAGGCGCATCGAGGGCGGCTTCGAGGCCGAATATCTCAAGAGCTACATGGAGACGTTCGACGACCCCGATGCCTACGCCATGGCCCATGTCGGCTGGGGCCTGCACAAGCGCGCCCACTGGACCACGCTCGGCCTCTACGACCCCGAGGCCGGCCTCAGCATGGACGCCCGCTCCTTCGCCGGCAACTTCCTGTTCTCCAGCGGCCCCAACACCGAGGCCGGCGGCACCCGCAACACCCCCTGCCACATGGACATCCCGCTGCGCGCCTGCTCACTCTCGCTGGATGGCGAGCCGATGACCATCGACGGCAGGGTGGTGCCGGAGGATCAGAGGTAG